aagcaggccacagctcgcccacttggccctaaatattgggccgggATGCCCAgggctatacctcttctttcgcgagtgaaaagttcaaatgtctttgtgagatccggcaggcctagggctggcacccctattacagcctgtttcaattccttgaaagtagctttctcggcatcagtccaatccattgtttgaggttttgagctgctcctataaaggtcggacccgcaagccacaactgataatcgacaggtgacaccacgcaaccgttcccggaaatgctcttcattaatttgttagtcttaggttcggggagacgacaaattgcctctttgctctcagttcctaattgtctctgtccttttaggattttaaaactcaaataagtttcttctttctgggttatttgggttttttcttttgacactcgctatccactgattcccaaagagttcaaaaagttaatagttaactttgtgcattgttcttccatctcagctacaattaacagatcatccatacatttcaacaagatttcttgattattttctttcttccaaagctctaattctcgtgccaatggatttccaaagatggtaagactattcttaaagccttgaggcaagactgtccgtgtatattgtctttttctcccagtctcaggattttcccattcaaaagcaaaaagctcttgactgttgggatccaagggaatacagaaaaaggcatcttttcagtctaacactgtgaaccattctcgtttctctgttagggttgttaacaaagtataaggatttgctactaccggatgaatatcttgtactatttgatttattgctctgaggtgttgaactaatctataatctttttcattagccttttaacaggcaaggtcggggtgttatatttggattcacattctgttaacaatttatatcttaaaaatttttgtattatcaatactaaccctttccggctttccagttttaggggctatggcttaattcttagcggattcgatcctggctttaaatccagtctcacaggttctgctttttggatttaccgggaacttcacagtccagacgattggaattacagcattatactttgactggtatgatcttctgctttcggtaaccatcctgtaacaacaaagccactgcttcgatacgtttagtttctggaattaaaattttaatctctccattttttaatttaatttctgcctctaagttctccagtagatctccccttaacaggagtttaggagaatttggcacatacaaaaactgctgagtgacccattgctttcctaatttcattgttaaagatttaaagaagggtctagtttctcgttcacttgttgcaccaacaccaccaatttcttcaaaacttaactctccctctaaggtatttaaaactgaaaaggtgactctagcgtcaattcatattcaattttctgttctcccagtttagctgtaaccagagcttctgctgggagactcccctccggtccccgtcagctgcgttcacttaaaaagaacaaatcgacatatggcacttcattccatttactctctctcctacaaaacaacagtaattgcaatatagtattataactcaaagttctgtttgtttcccatttttcctgcaattcaccccagtgtgccaacaaacatcccaacggtgatgtttttggtatcttttcatcagcagttctatttcctgcactcttattcttaaacaattttgctagtgccattatacttatatacattcaaatcccaaatcccaaacaaacgcaaatgacagctgtcccaaataatacacaaagtccaacccagcaatagctttcgcttacgacttaggggcagacgcctaggcttccactgcaaacgggtaccctccaagccccaaccctgcgaagctttcgccgcgcctcacgggcaggctttccaaacaaattccaaagcagcagcgccttaccttttttccagggaacgccgcgaggagctttgtgagtcgagggcgatggttctccccgagaatacctcggcgccggccggagttcgatcgacactcgatctcgtccagtctcactcgcaaggtcccgtctgggtcgccaaaaccgttaccgaaatccggaatagaactccttaacaccaacgtgaagttaagaagcgggcacttagtttatcgcagcgctggggacacgggggatcgctcctccaaaggcgtgtcccacttagtatcaaaatccgtcagtttttacagactttttctgtcaggtcattgttacataagctctttccataaaaaggcatactatgctcgttcttaaatttaacctttctaaggattggtcctttgattatataaccttatcaatattcttctttaaaaacaatcattggtcagttacacttagctctactgactggaatcttcgatactcaaatcaagatgggaagggtaagggggtttccaagccgcaaactggcgtccacgacggtttccttcgtttcttgaaacggaacataggaaaacctgtaacttcctggtgaggtttctagggttagctatttccaaccttaacaatattaaggttccgatagtcacacgtaacgcagttcctaaagtttctatggctacgtttcaaacgtaacagtcctatacgttacgcttcacaattttacttcttaatcaaacctaactcttctacgtgattaaattttgatttctttaccagaatatttgcaacagctggagcccagcaggaacagggggggcacggcccgaccccccccagcgcctcacctcctcctcccctgggctccctcacggcccctcgccccgtgcaaagggagcgcaaacgcagcccggagggcaacggggccggccggccggcgtccgttcggtcagtcgtgcgcctaacgagtcctgccagcgagtccgctccggggctcggggccccccccgacgctccccctgcccctgggacacctctgatagcatatttccgtacattctgtatggcacgtctaaatagttttggatggttttaatattttgtaccagccgtggaaactggtttgctgctaggtgactgtaaaagtgagatttagtaaataattattagaaatcttacactaacgcgatgattgaaacaatagacaaaagtatagccaagcaattaactagcagaggtaggtactcctaagttttgcagttctttgctcttatgactagatgagaacaatgctgaaactgaccgcatgcgattgaaactgcgttaagcttcaagatcagagaaccaaggacaagaataaagacttcaaggacagccagcaagaacttcaaatgggtcggtggtcgcaaaagcagcccttcgtctcagatggatccttcattgcgcgtgatcggatgtaggcagtgctatgataatcagttgccatcatttttatgtatacgtatactaatctgattcatgtgcaattagttagtctatatgacctgtttgtgctaaaggtgtggcacgcacgctaggtggaactatcccccgtgcatccagcgctgcaatgaagaatgcctgctttctaaaacgccaaaacgagccttagagagtttcttggaccggcttttcagtatcagaggtacaagggaggaaaggaaaaaaaaaaaaaagcagcggtgtgggaaagagaggggcagggagggaccagaacgcagaagaggggagagagagacagggccccgagggcccggggctcaccacagctctctttcttggcgctgccagcagactttgccagttcagacgcttctttcggctcctctcccgctcccctcctcttccgtaactccggctgcacggccgtcctccccctaggagaacacgcgtctcacgggtcttgcaagacgaggcttcctgggcacggagcctcgctcgcccgcacgccacgcggccgcaCCGCACCGTaccgtcggtgctgcgtacggaccctgcggtgcaccctggcggtctgacctgctgtggactacgaagagggatccttccacacgcggagaggcaggcgctctcttgcctgcagcgggaggcagctgccggccgggcggccggccggccttccatttcttcttctctacctttttctggcctctccagcttcagccgcagcagctcctgcccacagccagtaagtgccctgcctgtccctttgtgctcccacgccatgccacgccgcgccacgccgcgcggagagggaggccaggcagagacagcccatgcaagctttcctttccggcggcgtttccttaccgggaggaagcgaggagcgcggcggcacctcccgccggcgccgcattgccggtaccgtcggacggcacgtgcgggacgggggcagccccgcgcactcgcagcccccgagctgcagtaccgaacgttggtcacgaggtggcggaagagagcggcggcgaaaggcgccgccagcgcgcatgcgcggatcccgagctcctgtgccgcgttctggttgccaggcaacagcaggagggctgcaaaacgcgcaaccgcgcatgcgcggctcccgaacgccaggaccgccttctggttgctaggcaacagcaggagtgccgtaaaccgcgccaccgcgcacgcgcggttgccgaggcgtcgtgtcgcgctacggttgctaggcaacagcggcgagggCCGTAacaggcgcaccgcgcatgcgcgcctccgctctgccgtacagcgtctcggttgctaggcaacagcacgagcgccgtaaaccgccccaccgcgcacgcgcggttgcagaggcgtcgtgtcgcgctacggttgctaggcaacagcggcgagcgccgtaaaaggcgcaccgcgcatgcgcggtttccgagctgccgtacagcgtctcggttgctaggcaacagcacgagcgccgtaaaccgcgccaccgcgcacgcgcggttgccgaggcgtcgtgtcgcgctacggttgctaggcaacagcggcgagcgccgtaaaaggcgcaccgcgcatgcgcggtttccgacctgccttacagcgcctcggttgctaggcaacagcacgagcgccgtaaaccccgccatcgcgcatgcgcggttgccgaggcgtcgtgtcgcgctacggttgctgggcaacagcggcgagcgccgtaaaaggcgcgccgcgcatgcgcggtttccgacctgccttacagcatcctcgttgctaggcaacagcacgcgggtcgtaaaccgccccaccgcgcatgcgcggttgccgaggcgtcgtgtcgcgctacggttgctaggcaacagcggcgagcgccgtaaaaggagcagcgcgcatgcgcgcctccgcgctgccgtacagcatctcgttgctaggcaacagcacgcgGGCCGTAAACTGCgctaccgcgcatgcgcggttgccgaggcgtcgtgtcgcgctaccgttgctgggcaacagcggcgagcgccgtaaaaggagcagcgcgcatgcgcgcctccgagctgccgtacagcgtcttggttgctaggcaacagcacgagcgccgtaaaccccgccaccgcgcatgcgcggttgccgaggcgtcgtgtcgcgctacggttgctgggcaacagcggcgagcgccgtaaaaggcgcaccgcgcatgcgcggtttccgacctgcctgacagcatcctcgttgctaggcaacagcacgagcgccgtaaaccgcgccaccgcgcatgcgcggttgccgaggcgtcgcgtcgcgctacggttgctgggcaacagcggcgagcgccgtaaaaggagcagcgcgcatgcgcgccgccccagctgccgtacagcctctcccttaccaggcaacagcgggggcccagccacacgcgccaccgcgcatgcgcgcctcccgaacgccagttcccaccttcgctcgccgggcagcagcacccccgcaacgatcctcttctgagcatcagctggatgagacaccactgacagctcagcccagtagagaccagccacaggcggcagctacttactgggggcacagggcttacgtttccctgccctttccccacttgcagcccgggcagtcctcttcattgcctccgttccaaaaagcacccgagtggctggagcctttacagcagtcaagcgcaaacaacagacaatgtgggcggtcgcttctgtccctgcccccccaccccattctctagagaggagaagcagcacagggaacctgcaaacggcagggggggttgccctggaccaagccctaGGGACTGCTGTacccgtctgcacgtggcatcagggttgtgggagggacagcagccagtcaacagatactggcgagagatttaaaaaaaacaaaaaaaaaataacacctggttcaggtgacagcctgaaggcaggccacgagagacccaaagctgcttcgtgccagaggggcagctctgttcagcaggaaacggcgcgtcccagcggaccagatgcgagcggccgacctgcaagtgagcgataccctggcgatcctggggctctcttggggtgggcgcacctttcctcacctctgtgctatcacaactctgctctcctaatcctgcacgcacgcaaggcttcttgggcggggcttgtctcttatggaagagacgctgcacggtgttacttaccgccctgccctccggcgtgcaaagtaattagacgggaagcagggaaagcaaaagaggcgcgtcgggatattagatgtcctcagcagatgaccgtagagccctcgaggttccacctttgctccctacaggagcgtggctccgcactccttgccgctcccgccagcaagcgtcacaattgccctttgctgcctgcaacgcgcagtacctgcacggcccgagtactgctgcttacggagcaagaggcgctcgctataaagcggcaatgaagaacaaggacggcccgtcaagacggcaggaggaacacagagagcctccagcattagccaggcagggcttccaactcaccccgtgtcgtggtttaacgccagccggcaacgaagccccacgcgaccgctcactcgctcccccgcccccagtgggacggggagacaatcggaagggcggaagtgggaaaactcgtggcttgaaacaaaaacagttgaatcattaaaaagaaacaacaacaacaacaacaacttgtaaggaaaagaagaaaaaaaatgacagagaatggggtgcaggcagcatgccaggggtctgaagcctgacggatgatggggggggggtgggtgtgtggaatacggaggagggaagcggggggggggcaggagataggagagcaggggatgcggggggaaacaactcgcgtgggtgaagggggcgggccggagcaacaggggggcatatgggggagaaacacacacggcgggagggtaggggagggtacaaaggtgcacggggggacacgggtggggatgacctaccccagggagtccacccgggatgatccacagcaggtaactcacctgggataacccgcaacagagaatccacaccgggaggacccccagcaatgcccctcaaactgcctgtgcttcacccccaatcttccccaaactggggagttttctgctttttcaaaatactcagtttggggtgtgtttcagtgcttttccacaacataaaaaggggagatcttttggttgtggttttgtgcatgaaaacggggtgggtttttttgctttccagctgcgcaaatccaggcggatttggctttcccaggagtcccaaattcgttcggttttttcccgttgcagacccagaatcagggggtttggggttgtcctggtttcggctggaataaagttaattttcttctgagtagctggtacagggccattttggatttaggatgagaaaaatgttgacaacacaccgacgctttagttgttgctaagcagtgtttatactaagtcaaggaccttccagcttctcataccgccctgccagcggaggctgggggtgcacaagaagagtcgctgagctaaaggaggattccaggtaaacaggtcagctcgaaatacaccacctcctttaaaagttaagagcgatttgaacgcttaaaatcagcattcaggctaatcgataccattttgaacaccttcttagcatacaagtaaacactctcgccggtgttggaaaacgtctcctcccttccttacagcactgctgcagggagataaccctgggaggctgcgggacgaggtcgtacgcaatcagaatctacgcttacggatccaccgcaacagctacagcccttgcgctgctgctgctgctttgcatcttgctcgtttggtgaataaagctgaaagtgaagtggaaaacttcaaaaagcaaaatgaaaaataaagaataaatctcaataattcactttacactaaaagggtgtgcccatgtttatatacatccaataaaaatacattattgaagcagtaactcaccaaaaccacctcaggactcactgtcactagttacaaggctgctgatgcttcctgggaaaacctggaaaacacacggaagcgccgccagtttgtcctgttttgtccgcgtctcttctttgaccttgattgcttttagtacaggtgctagttatctcagtaaggttgtcgagtactcctataagatatttaaaaaaactcattgactgcagaagcataaagcttttatcgtgaaaacaaagcccgtttcttctgaacagctgaactcttacgaacagtttctcccctcttttagtacaaaattattttcacggtatcatttactagtaagcgcacggaaacagaagattacgtgctttcaggaagaggaaatagacagagggaagtcaacctggcgtaggcgtaacgtgctccagaacagaccttagttttagtattcgtattaaaatatttcacagaaaaaatgtggaaggagagttggcacattcttaatgttaactttaaagtccatactacaagtacctttggaaaaatgcagacacgcatcgtaggcgtaccttgtacttgcagaccactacggaatctttccatctgtcttgtactttcacggcagaagaaagggcaaccacggtgaaatggtggcagctgacatccacctgagagagggggaaaaaaaaaacccaacaaacaaaaaaacaaaacaaaacaaaactttagcataaaactgggtaggaatccaaagctgcctttttttgtgaaggtttgtgaagacagtacgactgagcagagcaaaaactatttttgcatcatcttcggtacagcggttgacacaggccactagagcttttgcatttttcagacaaccgtgcctttttttattttttttttattttttttgactcattggtaactttagtttcactagaactccctttcctagatacacgcaggtgacagacatagagacctacatacattttctcaagccttagtatagccaagacttcatcaccctatatgtcccaagccgagtatttttgctaaagagcacagcaacacatctgtccttgtgaactgcctcgttgcaaaaaaggaatgattttttccaggccgttgctccaaacggtcaagatcttttaaaaccgcagttgtgccaccaaacccgctcagggtccctcctagcttttgactgccctgagatttaacaggcacacgctccattccatcttccaacagcaaaaatacattaacgctctcggacccagagcgcgaccctacggatgtccacacactcaccccttgccgttttgatgaggagccaccgagcatccctgcgagcacagctgcacgcgccagatcggtttcacctacgccgccagttaccggtttcggtgaatgtagtttctgacgctttaaaccgaaaaccgtatctcggtgcttcgccacagtagaaacgacccatcgctagaatgctacaaaaacgcagtaacacaagttgcaaacccacagcagcaacagctccagaaatatttagaccaggaacaagggagaaaaataaaacagcttcatctcacgcacaggggagcggcaggcagagaaaagggtcggcattctgagcccttacagaaaacgggcattctccttccattcctcagcccgtccgttaaggtctcaataccgcaacgctactacggcaacgtcgagagtagggaacaacagccctgccgctggacgtgccattgacccatgctatttacgtagcaggatgcgtacgcagagggacgcgttttgccacacacaaccctgaacttcctgaaagtttacgtttaccaaaaaaagccatttggaacatattgccaaacaacatttggcaataaagctttgatgcgtttgacacacgcaaatttttggtcacttgctatttgcttcctgttgctgctgctgttcttccttcagaaattctacttgtagccaagttattcactactggttcaagcatttgccttcctggtattaccagcacattcacagaggcaagtaacttaattgctcttctacgattgtccaaatgacaattacagccatgaaagagaaggagaggtcaggcagcagaagagctctgcaggctggcaccagtcaataatgcactctttaaaaacaaacaacaacaaaacaaaaccgtgaccctgtatcctttttttttttttttttttctttcagagctcatccctgcctcagcattttgtctcgtcagagcatgaagcgcaggtgacccgtgccctgacgacttttgcgtgtgatgaatgcctgttcagaaatagtccagatctgcaggactggtgtcatttttatggttttaatcatcataactcagattttatttactcacgcatttgtgaggaaactaattcacttttagacactgcctctccttttttttgggggggggggggggggggggggcaggagggggggtggaatgtgctagagactgaaaaaaattacgattcagagctcccaaccatgacagagtggtggagaaagcaatgaaagcaaagaccaacagcagcaacattaactgaaagttggctttaattccgatcacgtacttaagcgactctccaagtctacgcctcggtccgatgaacgactagtccttttttggaaggacaaacttttttacttaaaaggcctagactgaagactccgctgaacggaatggggattgtgccacgggacaacacgccatcaccactcttaatggggaagaaaaaaaaaataaaatacaaataaaaatcaagtttaagtaccagtttccatcatgtttcacccattacatctctactggcatctaggtgctcaaaagtgaactacagggacaccacatattcctaaaaattcagttatacataaaaaaataaaaggctatctccaacttgcccataaaatcagtatgaacagagagaagagaaacactcgaccctaaagaagctaacaggcagctctgaatttaccagacatgaattttcgttctttcacctgaaacacaaacatatcaagggaccagttcaggaaccgggcacgatctgttacagcaatttttccatcagctcttctgcactagcagcaaatttgccttttctgtgggtttaacgtggagcatctgtagtgccctcgaactcgcaagtgtttctctccgctcccccagcccgatacgtgcgattacctgagcagcaagcggaattaaccacgcaggattttcttcgtgtgacgcggaaggtgacgctgggaaaagaggagacaaaggaatgaacctgcttgtcacacccagccaacggtgaaaagacaggggaggattctgccggaagggctctgcaccccaggagctcccaccggccggtttctctcccctttgcccggtaccgaggggacgacgacacctcgcccgcgccccctggcgggggggggctgccccaggagagccgggggacccccacctcgcttccgcccgcgggaacggaccgggcgagaccctccacgcagagagaggagcgtggcgtggatcgcatccccgagggaagaggccgggctccccgctggcagaaggacaactcacctccccgctgctcggagccgctcgctgcggacagccctgcctgcgcccggccgctcttcggccgtgccgggagcgcggtccggccgacggatgctccagcgaaaagacgctccagctcatcgcggctcctgctcgttacagccgcaggtacttttgcctctggctaacgcacgctccagacagcggacaccccgcctcgttccagctcccgcttgctacggttctggctcactgaagccccagctccgcactgaagctccggctgatttcagctgcttctccttacaagctccagctatgtgcaacggcctgggctttccataaggttgtatatcaactgctgtcaaaaccggagcattaggattaaacatcagagttacacgccatataaatatgcgttagtttgggcgattaattactgaacaactattctgagcagcgcagaaagaagagctgcactcaaagagggcacgtggggtctgaaaagcgcctttcccccccacagaccatcgcagatgttgagttcggccggctgcgtgccggcctcccgaacttcggcgtccgacacaaccagacccccatctccggggagggtccacgcgccctgcccaccccctgcttccccccgcagctccccacaccctcccacccgcctgccaaaccagccaagccggctcccgcttttggcccccacgccggctgactcggggcccatttgggagccagaaaacccggctgccgagcctgttctcaaggcccaaaaacgcagggccggacctctgtttctgggcccaaagccgcgcagcagctcggtctgtttccgagccccaaaatcagccaggcgagcctgttgtcaagccccaggaacagaaaacttgttctccatttctgaccctgcagcgcccacgggcgacgccgagcgtagccaccccacagccctgcacccccggggccccacgcgcagttttggggagtgctcgggaccggcggagggcccggccccacgcctctgcggggcagccccagcacaggcagggcgtcgcttcacgatcgccgtttcaggctttatttccccg
This region of Harpia harpyja isolate bHarHar1 chromosome 1, bHarHar1 primary haplotype, whole genome shotgun sequence genomic DNA includes:
- the LOC128144219 gene encoding uncharacterized protein LOC128144219 isoform X2, which translates into the protein MRSTPRSSLCVEGLARSVPAGGSEVGVPRLSWGSPPPPGGAGEVSSSPRYRAKGRETGRWELLGCRALPAESSPVFSPLAGCDKQVHSFVSSFPSVTFRVTRRKSCVVNSACCSGGCQLPPFHRGCPFFCRESTRQMERFRSGLQVQGFPRKHQQPCN
- the LOC128144219 gene encoding uncharacterized protein LOC128144219 isoform X1, whose product is MRSTPRSSLCVEGLARSVPAGGSEVGVPRLSWGSPPPPGGAGEVSSSPRYRAKGRETGRWELLGCRALPAESSPVFSPLAGCDKQVHSFVSSFPSVTFRVTRRKSCVVNSACCSGGCQLPPFHRGCPFFCRESTRQMERFRSGLQVQGTPTMRVCIFPKVLVVWTLKLTLRMCQLSFHIFSVKYFNTNTKTKVCSGARYAYARLTSLCLFPLPEST